The following coding sequences are from one Rathayibacter sp. VKM Ac-2760 window:
- a CDS encoding pentapeptide repeat-containing protein, giving the protein MVAARLAGADLRGADLRGSLLIAADLRGADLRGCDVLGADLRDAEVAGADLSAAIYLTQAQVSSTRGDAATALPPHFERPSHWATTREGVTRGVATR; this is encoded by the coding sequence CTGGTCGCGGCGCGGCTGGCGGGGGCGGACCTGCGCGGCGCCGATCTGCGCGGCTCGCTCCTGATCGCCGCCGACCTCCGCGGCGCCGATCTGCGCGGCTGCGACGTGCTGGGCGCCGACCTGCGCGACGCGGAGGTCGCGGGCGCGGACCTCTCCGCCGCGATCTACCTGACGCAGGCGCAGGTGAGCAGCACCCGCGGCGACGCGGCGACGGCGCTGCCGCCGCACTTCGAGCGGCCGTCGCACTGGGCGACGACGCGCGAGGGTGTGACGCGCGGGGTTGCGACGCGCTGA
- a CDS encoding Asp23/Gls24 family envelope stress response protein, translated as MAESNATTTGNGTGRTVIDDGVIAKVAGIAAREVPGVHALGNGAARALGAIRGALGNDDRAQGVKVEVGERQVAADVTIVAEYPAALQDVAEGVRSAVGRAIREIVGMDVAEINVTVQDVFIPEDDAPEAEPRVA; from the coding sequence ATGGCCGAGAGCAACGCGACCACCACGGGCAACGGAACCGGACGCACCGTCATCGATGACGGCGTCATCGCGAAGGTGGCCGGCATCGCGGCCCGCGAGGTGCCCGGCGTGCACGCCCTCGGCAACGGCGCGGCCCGCGCCCTCGGCGCCATCCGCGGCGCGCTCGGCAACGACGACCGCGCCCAGGGCGTCAAGGTCGAGGTCGGCGAGCGCCAGGTCGCCGCCGACGTCACGATCGTCGCCGAGTACCCCGCCGCGCTCCAGGACGTCGCGGAGGGCGTGCGCTCCGCCGTCGGCCGTGCGATCCGCGAGATCGTGGGCATGGACGTCGCCGAGATCAACGTGACCGTCCAGGACGTCTTCATCCCCGAGGACGACGCGCCCGAGGCCGAGCCGCGCGTCGCCTGA
- a CDS encoding alpha/beta hydrolase, translating to MRSSAIRAASRPAALAVRAVFEREARRTAASMLPFAPSGIVRIAEPVAARPGAPATTADVFRSPLAGPRPTVVWIHGGGWVAGHRRDVDPYLRMLAGAGYTAVSLDYSRAPEALHPTAPRQLLAALEHLRRSAGRLGIARDRLVLAGDSAGAQLASQLATAITNPSYARAAGLTTTLPVDALRAVVLHCGVYDVAALTGATGLAGRGLRAAVQAYTGRRAWWASEAARQMSTIDHVTPRFPPAFLSGGNADPLTATQSRPFAAQLRSLGVPVTALLWGEGHDTALGHEYQFHFELPEAREALERTLAFLEHATAR from the coding sequence ATGCGATCGAGCGCGATCCGGGCCGCGTCCCGGCCGGCCGCGCTGGCCGTCCGCGCGGTCTTCGAGCGCGAGGCGCGGCGGACGGCGGCGTCGATGCTGCCCTTCGCGCCCTCGGGGATCGTCCGGATCGCCGAGCCGGTCGCGGCGCGCCCGGGCGCGCCCGCCACCACGGCCGACGTCTTCCGCTCGCCGCTCGCGGGACCGCGGCCGACGGTCGTCTGGATCCACGGCGGCGGCTGGGTCGCCGGCCATCGCCGCGACGTCGACCCCTACCTGCGGATGCTCGCCGGCGCCGGCTACACCGCGGTCTCGCTCGACTACTCCCGGGCCCCCGAGGCGCTGCACCCGACCGCCCCGCGCCAGCTGCTCGCCGCCCTGGAGCACCTCCGCCGGAGCGCCGGCCGGCTCGGCATCGCCCGCGACCGCCTGGTGCTGGCCGGCGACTCCGCGGGCGCGCAGCTCGCGAGCCAGCTGGCCACGGCGATCACGAACCCCTCCTACGCCCGCGCCGCCGGTCTCACGACGACCCTGCCCGTGGACGCGCTGCGCGCCGTCGTCCTGCACTGCGGCGTGTACGACGTCGCCGCGCTGACCGGCGCCACCGGGCTCGCCGGCCGCGGGCTGCGCGCCGCCGTGCAGGCGTACACGGGCCGGCGCGCGTGGTGGGCGAGCGAGGCGGCACGGCAGATGTCGACGATCGACCACGTCACTCCGCGCTTCCCGCCGGCGTTCCTCAGCGGAGGCAACGCCGACCCGCTCACCGCGACGCAGTCCCGTCCGTTCGCCGCCCAGCTGCGCTCGCTCGGCGTGCCGGTCACCGCACTGCTCTGGGGCGAGGGGCACGACACCGCGCTCGGCCACGAGTACCAGTTCCACTTCGAGCTGCCGGAGGCGCGCGAGGCACTCGAGCGCACGCTCGCGTTCCTCGAGCACGCGACAGCGCGCTGA